Proteins from a single region of Nomascus leucogenys isolate Asia chromosome 21, Asia_NLE_v1, whole genome shotgun sequence:
- the PHRF1 gene encoding PHD and RING finger domain-containing protein 1 isoform X3, which produces MDDDSLDEPVARSPGPDGCPQVGPADPAGDFEESSEGSSGDSGDDSDSEHGDGTDGEDEGASEEEDLEDRSGSEDSEDDRETLLAVAGTQGKLKAAGSFNSDDDAESCPICLNTFRDQAVGTPENCAHYFCLDCIVEWSKNANSCPVDRTLFKCICIRAQFGGKILRKIPVENTKASEEEEEDPTFCEVCGRSDREDRLLLCDGCDAGYHMECLDPPLQEVPVNEWFCPECAAPGIVLAADAGPVSEEEVSLLLADVVPTTSRLRPRAGRTRAIARTRQSERVRATVNRNRISTARRVQHTPGHLGSSLLDEAIEAVATGLSTAVYQRPLTPRTPTRRKRKTRRRKKVPGRKKTPSGPSAKSKGSATRSRKRQHRVKKRRGKKVKSEATTRSRIARTLGLRRPVHSSCIPSVLKPVEPSLGLLRADIGAASLSLFGDPYELDPFDSEELSSNPLSPLSAKRRALSRSALQSHQPVARPVSMGLSRSRPPAAVPEPDLEEEPVPDLLGSILSGQSLLMLGSSDVIIHRDGSLSAKRAAPVSFQRNSGSVSRGEKGSKDCLQPRALPSGSPAQGPSGNRPQSTGLSCQGSSCIPTRTSGAPVRLDLSATPGSVQARNLSNGSVPGFRHSHSPRFNGTNKHTLPLASATSKISSRDSKPPCRSVVPGPPLKPAPRRMDISELPRIPKIRRDDGGGRRDMAPAHGQSTEIPSACISRLTGREGAGQPGRGTRAESEASSRVPQEPGVHTGSSRPPAPSSHGSMAPLGPSRGKGVGSTFESFRINIPGNMAHSSQLSSPGFCNTFRPVDNKEQRKENPSPLFSIKKTKQLRSEVYDPSDPTGSDSSAPSSSPERSGPGLLPSEITRTISINSPKAQTVQAVRCVTSYTVESIFGTEPDPPLGPSSTVSKLRGAVAAEGASDTEREEPTESQGLAARVQRPSPPEPWDEEDGASCSTFFGSEERTVTCVTVMEPEAPPSPDMPQAATHRVVELRPPSRSRSTSSSRSRKKAKRKRVSREHGRTRSGTRSESRDRSSRSASPSVGEERPRRQRSKAKSRRSSSDRSSSRERAKRKKAKDKSREHRRGPWGHSRRTSRSRSGSPGSSSYEHYESRKKKKRSASRPRGRECSPTSSLERLRRHKHQREHSHERPDRKESAVWLRDRRKRRSRSPSPEHRPRGHRRPRSREKRPPTRSHSPERKGAVREASPAPLAQGEPGQEDLPRRLPALEEARVSPEVATADKAPLQAAPVLEVAAECEPDDLDLDYGDSVEAGHVFDDFSSDAVFIQLDDMSSPPSPESTDSSPERDVPPKPALPPASLAVAAIQREVSLMHDEDPSQPPPLPEGPQEPHLLRPDAAEKAEAPSSPDVAPVGKEDSPSMSGRVEEAARAEEVVSQTPLLRSRALVKRVTWNLQESESSAPAEDRAPRAPLHRPQKPREGAWDMEDVAPTGVRQAFSELPLPSHVLPEPGFPDTDPSQVYSPSLPPAPAQPSSIPPCALVSQPTVQFILQGSLPLVGCGAAQTLAPVPTALTPASEPASQATAASNSEEKTPAPRLAAEKTKKEEYMKKLHMQERAVEEVKLAIKPFYQKREVTKEEYKDILRKAVQKICHSKSGEINPVKVANLVKAYVDKYRHMRRHKKPEAGEEPPTQGAEG; this is translated from the exons GTTCCGAGGATTCTGAAGACGACAGGGAGACATTGCTGGCGGTGGCAGGTACTCAGGGGAAACTGAAAGCTGCCGGCTCTTTTAATTCTGATGATGATGCAGAGAGCTGCCCAATCTGTCTCAACACATTCAGAGACCAGGCCGTGGGGACGCCGGAGAACTGTGCCCATTACTTCTGCCTGGACTGCATTGTCGAATGGTCCAAG aatGCCAATTCCTGTCCAGTTGATCGAACTCTATTTAAGTGCATTTGTATTCGAGCTCAATTTGGTGGTAAAATCTTAAGAAAG ATCCCAGTGGAGAACACCAAAGcgagtgaggaagaggaggaggacccGACCTTCTGTGAGGTGTGCGGCAGGAGCGACCGCGAGGACAGGCTTTTGCTCTGCGATGGCTGCGATGCGGG GTACCACATGGAATGCTTGGACCCCCCTCTCCAGGAGGTGCCGGTGAACGAGTGGTTCTGCCCGGAATGCGCTGCCCCCGGCATTGTCCTTGCCGCTG ATGCGGGTCCCGTGAGTGAGGAGGAGGTCTCCCTGCTCTTGGCCGACGTGGTGCCCACCACTAGCAGGCTTCGGCCTCGAGCAGGTAGGACCCGGGCGATAGCCAGGACACGgcagagtgagagagtgagagcaaCCGTGAACCGGAATCGGATCTCCACGGCCAGGAGGGTCCAG CACACACCAGGGCACCTTGGGTCTTCCCTGCTCGACGAAGCCATCGAGGCCGTGGCGACTGGCCTGAGCACCGCCGTGTATCAGCGCCCCCTGACGCCACGCACTCCCACCCGACGGAAGAGGAAGACAA GAAGACGGAAGAAAGTGCCGGGAAGAAAGAAAACCCCGTCCGGACCATCCGCAAAAAGTAAGGGCTCAGCGACAAGATCTAGGAAACGCCAACATCGAGtgaagaagagaagagggaagaaggtaAAG AGTGAAGCCACCACTCGCTCTCGAATCGCGCGGACGCTGGGCCTGCGCAGGCCTGTTCACAGCAGCTGCATCCCGTCAGTGTTGAAGCCAGTGGAGCCCTCTTTGGGGCTGCTGAGAGCGGATATTGGagctgcctctctgtctctgtttggAGATCCCTATGAGCTGGACCCCTTTGACAG TGAAGAGCTTTCTTCAAACCCTCTTTCCCCTCTGAGTGCCAAGAGACGGGCTCTGTCCCGGTCAGCCCTGCAGTCCCACCAGCCCGTGGCCAGGCCCGTCTCCATGGGGCTTTCCAG GAGTCGCCCCCCTGCTGCGGTGCCAGAGCCAGACTTGGAGGAGGAGCCAGTGCCTGACCTGCTGGGCAGCATCCTGTCGGGCCAGAGCCTCCTGATGCTGGGCAGCAGTGATGTCATCATCCACCGCGACGGCTCCCTCAGTGCCAAGAGGGCGG ctccaGTTTCTTTTCAGCGAAACTCAGGCAGTGTGTCCAGAGGGGAAAAAGGATCCAAGGACTGCCTGCAGCCCCGAGCACTGCCCTCTGGGAGCCCGGCCCAAGGCCCCTCAGGAAACAGGCCACAGAGCACAGGGCTAAGCTGTCAGGGCAGCTCCTGCATCCCCACCCGCACCTCGGGGGCACCTGTGAGGCTGGACTTGTCAGCAACCCCTGGGTCGGTTCAGGCTCGGAACTTGTCAAATGGGAGCGTGCCTGGCTTCAGACACAGTCACAGCCCCCGGTTCAACGGCACCAACAAGCACACTTTGCCCCTGGCTTCTGCCACGTCTAAGATCTCGAGCAGAGATTCTAAGCCCCCATGTCGCAGTGTGGTGCCGGGGCCTCCCCTGAAACCAGCGCCCAGAAGAATGGACATCTCTGAGCTACCCAGGATACCAAAGATCAGGAGAGATGACGGTGGTGGCAGACGGGACATGGCCCCGGCCCATGGGCAGAGCACTGAGATCCCCAGCGCCTGCATCAGCCGACTGACCGGCAGGGAGGGCGCCGGGCAGCCAGGGCGAGGCACGCGGGCAGAGAGCGAGGCCAGCAGCAGGGTGCCCCAGGAGCCCGGCGTGCACACGGGCAGCTCccggcccccagcccccagctcccaTGGCAGTATGGCCCCACTGGGACCATCAAGAGGGAAAGGGGTTGGGTCGACCTTTGAGAGCTTCCGGATCAATATTCCTGGAAACATGGCACATTCCAGCCAGCTCTCCAGCCCTGGCTTCTGTAACACGTTCCGGCCTGTGGACAATAAGGAGCAGAGGAAGGAGAACCCCTCACCCCTCTTCTCCATCAAGAAGACGAAGCAGCTCCGGAGCGAGGTCTACGACCCCTCCGACCCCACCGGCTCTGACTCCAGCGCCCCTAGCAGCAGCCCCGAGAGGTCTGGCCCTGGCCTCCTGCCCTCTGAGATCACACGAACCATCTCCATCAACAGCCCGAAGGCCCAGACGGTGCAGGCTGTGCGCTGCGTCACCTCCTACACGGTGGAGAGCATCTTTGGTACAGAGCCCGATCCCCCTCTTGGACCATCCTCCACTGTGTCCAAGCTCCGGGGTGCAGTGGCTGCCGAGGGGGCCTCTGACACGGAGCGAGAGGAGCCCACGGAGAGCCAGGGCCTGGCTGCCCGGGTGCAGAGGCCATCCCCACCGGAGCCCTGGGACGAGGAGGATGGGGCGTCTTGCAGCACCTTCTTTGGCTCTGAGGAGCGGACGGTGACCTGTGTGACTGTCATGGAGCCAGAAGCCCCACCCAGCCCGGACATGCCGCAGGCTGCCACCCACAGAGTCGTGGAGCTCAGGCCCCCTTCCCGGTCCCGCTCCACATCCAGCTCCCGCAGCAGGAAGAAGGCCAAGAGGAAGAGGGTGTCCAGGGAGCACGGACGGACGCGCTCTGGGACACGCTCTGAATCCAGGGACAGGAGCTCGAGGTCAGCGTCACCATCAGTGGGTGAGGAGCGCCCCAGGAGGCAGCGGTCCAAGGCCAAGAGCCGGCGGTCCTCCAGCGACCGCTCCAGCAGCCGAGAGCGAGCTAAGAGGAAGAAAGCCAAGGACAAGAGCAGGGAGCACAGGCGGGGCCCCTGGGGCCACAGCCGGAGGACGTCCCGGTCACGCTCGGGGAGCCCTGGCAGCTCTTCCTACGAGCACTATGagagcaggaagaagaagaagagatcaGCGTCCAGACCTCGCGGAAGGGAGTGCTCCCCCACCAGCAGCCTGGAGAGACTCCGCAGGCACAAGCACCAGCGGGAACACAGCCACGAGCGGCCAGACAGGAAGGAGAGTGCGGTGTGGCTGCGAGACCGGAGGAAGCGGAGGTCCCGGTCCCCAAGCCCGGAGCACAGGCCACGGGGACACAGGCGGCCACGGTCCCGTGAGAAGCGGCCGCCGACCCGGTCCCATTCCCCAGAGAGGAAGGGGGCTGTGAGGGAGGCTTCCCCAGCACCCCTTGCACAGGGGGAGCCAGGGCAGGAAGACCTCCCCCGCAGGTTGCCAGCCTTGGAGGAGGCACGTGTCTCGCCGGAGGTGGCTACGGCCGACAAGGCCCCCCTGCAGGCTGCCCCTGTCCTGGAGGTGGCAGCTGAGTGTGAGCCTGACGACCTGGACCTGGATTATGGCGACTCCGTGGAGGCGGGACACGTCTTTGACGATTTCTCCAGCGACGCCGTTTTCATCCAGCTCGATGACATGAGCTCGCCACCTTCTCCTGAAAGCACAGACTCTTCTCCGGAGCGAGACGTCCCACCAAAGCCTGCGTTGCCCCCAGCCAGCCTGGCCGTGGCCGCCATCCAGAGGGAGGTGTCGCTGATGCACGATGAAGACCCTTCACAGCCCCCACCTCTGCCGGAGGGCCCCCAGGAGCCACATCTGCTCAGGCCAGACGCggctgagaaggctgaggcacccAGTTCCCCGGATGTGGCGCCTGTGGGGAAGGAAGACAGCCCCTCCATGAGTGGGAGGGTAGAGGAGGCAGCCCGGGCTGAGGAGGTGGTTTCGCAGACCCCCCTGCTGCGGTCCAGAGCCCTGGTGAAGCGGGTCACCTGGAACCTGCAGGAGTCGGAGAGCAGCGCCCCCGCCGAGGACAGAGCCCCCC GGGCACCACTTCACAGGCCACAGAAGCCCCGAGAAGGAGCCTGGGACATGGAGGACGTGGCCCCTACAGGGGTCAGGCAGGCGTTCTCCGAGCTGCCCCTTCCCAGTCATGTGCTTCCGGAACCTGGGTTCCCAGACACAGACCCCTCTCAG GTTTACAGCCCCAGCCTGCCgcctgccccagcccagccctcaaGCATCCCACCCTGCGCACTGGTCAGCCAGCCCACGGTCCAGTTCATCCTGCAGGGGAGCCTGCCGCTAGTGGGCTGTGGGGCAGCGCAGACCCTGGCCCCAGTGCCCACTGCCCTGACCCCAGCCTCAGAGCCAGCCAGTcaagccactgcagccagcaacTCGGAGGAGAAGACCCCGGCCCCCAGGCTAGCTGCAGAGAAAACCAAGAAGGAGGAG